A region from the Candidatus Limnocylindrales bacterium genome encodes:
- a CDS encoding MopE-related protein yields MRTLIGLVYVLCAAAVAASASAAPAYDHQLCYKIKTDKAFEAAQVNLDALRSEYGLQGCTLKPKAKHVCLPVRKSIVELSGGRPLAIAGGEASQTICYTVRCPAEELPPATFSDQFGSHQLSKFKPSLLCAPAIAGVPPSSSTTTTTLSATTTTVQAPTTTLCGQPETCNGVDDDCDTEVDEDLGTVTCGVGACFRSVSACTDGEPTVCQPGSPAAESCNNADDDCDGAVDENVTQSCASDCGPGTATCSAGIFGECVGRAPQEETCNGVDDDCDTEVDEDLGTVTCGVGACFRSVSACTDGEPTVCQPGSPAAESCNNADDDCDGAVDENVTQSCEGECGTGIATCSGGIFGECVCN; encoded by the coding sequence GTGCGAACACTGATAGGCCTCGTCTACGTGCTTTGTGCGGCAGCGGTGGCAGCGTCTGCATCCGCAGCTCCCGCTTACGACCATCAGCTCTGCTACAAGATCAAGACCGACAAGGCTTTCGAGGCGGCGCAGGTCAATCTCGACGCTCTGCGCAGCGAGTACGGGCTGCAAGGGTGCACGCTCAAGCCCAAGGCCAAGCACGTCTGCCTGCCCGTTCGCAAGAGCATCGTCGAGCTCAGCGGGGGCAGGCCTCTTGCCATCGCAGGCGGCGAAGCATCGCAGACCATCTGCTACACGGTGCGATGCCCTGCCGAGGAGCTGCCGCCCGCAACCTTCAGCGACCAGTTCGGCAGCCATCAGCTCTCCAAGTTCAAGCCATCGCTGCTGTGCGCACCTGCCATCGCCGGCGTTCCTCCCTCCAGCAGCACCACCACCACGACCCTGAGCGCGACGACCACGACGGTGCAGGCGCCGACAACGACTCTTTGCGGGCAGCCCGAAACCTGCAACGGCGTCGACGACGACTGCGACACCGAGGTCGACGAGGACCTCGGCACCGTCACCTGCGGCGTCGGCGCCTGCTTCCGCAGCGTTTCGGCCTGCACCGACGGCGAGCCGACGGTGTGTCAACCTGGCTCGCCGGCCGCCGAGAGCTGCAACAACGCCGACGACGACTGCGACGGCGCGGTCGACGAGAACGTCACGCAGTCGTGCGCGTCCGATTGCGGCCCGGGAACTGCGACCTGCAGCGCGGGCATCTTCGGCGAGTGCGTCGGGCGGGCGCCGCAGGAGGAGACCTGCAACGGCGTCGACGACGACTGCGACACCGAGGTCGACGAGGACCTCGGCACCGTCACCTGCGGCGTCGGCGCCTGCTTCCGCAGCGTTTCGGCCTGCACCGACGGCGAGCCGACGGTGTGTCAGCCTGGCTCGCCGGCCGCCGAGAGCTGCAACAACGCCGACGACGACTGCGA
- a CDS encoding glutathione S-transferase family protein, which produces MITLYEHPLSPYAQKCKIALREKAVDFALVTPDVIGSGRDDVMADFLRLNPRAEVPALVDGETCVYDSTVILEYIEDRWPSPPLLPPLPAERARARILEDVCDTHYDAINWGAMEILVFKRATGDLADKLLGEAARQATGLNAWLERHLGGREWMNGAAFGWADLSVIPYVNGAAAFGNGPRAGSALASWQERVNARPSVAQTTQEATASMAGIPDLARVLAPGVFVREYRDHRLEWMIRSGGLSIVTDGMEKGTIRFSREMS; this is translated from the coding sequence GTGATCACGCTCTACGAGCATCCCCTTTCGCCGTATGCGCAGAAGTGCAAGATCGCGTTGCGCGAAAAAGCCGTCGACTTCGCGCTCGTCACACCCGACGTGATCGGAAGCGGGCGCGACGACGTCATGGCCGACTTCCTGCGCCTCAATCCCCGCGCCGAAGTTCCCGCGCTCGTGGACGGCGAGACCTGCGTCTACGACTCGACCGTCATCCTCGAGTACATCGAGGACCGCTGGCCGTCGCCTCCCCTGCTCCCGCCTTTGCCCGCCGAGCGCGCGCGCGCTCGCATTCTCGAAGACGTCTGCGACACGCACTACGACGCGATCAACTGGGGCGCCATGGAGATTCTCGTCTTCAAGCGCGCCACCGGCGACCTCGCCGACAAGCTGCTCGGCGAAGCGGCGCGGCAGGCCACGGGCCTCAACGCCTGGCTGGAGCGTCATCTCGGCGGTCGCGAATGGATGAACGGCGCCGCCTTCGGCTGGGCCGACCTCAGCGTGATCCCGTACGTCAACGGCGCCGCCGCCTTCGGCAACGGGCCGCGCGCAGGCAGCGCACTGGCGAGCTGGCAGGAGCGCGTCAACGCGCGGCCGTCGGTGGCACAGACGACGCAGGAGGCGACGGCGTCGATGGCGGGCATTCCGGACCTTGCCCGTGTCCTGGCCCCCGGTGTCTTCGTGCGCGAGTACCGCGACCACCGTCTGGAGTGGATGATCCGCAGCGGCGGACTCTCGATCGTCACCGACGGGATGGAGAAAGGCACCATCCGCTTCAGCCGCGAGATGAGCTGA
- a CDS encoding ABA4-like family protein, which translates to MTQPELERLFLFCNYGVLPAWGMLLVYPGTRLTHWIVHSVFIPILLGAVYLFLMVSGTDVPEGAGFFTLEGVLRFFDSPRLALAGWVHYLVFDLFIGAWEARDAVRRGIRRVWLAPCLLLTLIAGPVGLMLYLLVRLLLEREALLEEGEADL; encoded by the coding sequence ATGACGCAGCCCGAGCTCGAGCGCCTCTTCCTGTTCTGCAACTACGGCGTGCTTCCAGCCTGGGGCATGCTGCTCGTCTACCCCGGAACGCGCCTGACGCACTGGATCGTTCACTCGGTGTTCATCCCGATCCTGCTCGGCGCCGTCTACCTGTTCCTGATGGTCAGCGGCACCGACGTGCCCGAAGGCGCGGGCTTCTTCACGCTCGAGGGCGTGCTGCGCTTCTTCGACAGCCCGCGCCTGGCGCTGGCGGGGTGGGTCCACTACCTCGTTTTCGATCTGTTCATCGGGGCGTGGGAGGCGCGCGATGCCGTTCGTCGCGGGATCCGCCGCGTCTGGCTCGCGCCGTGCCTGCTGCTCACGCTGATTGCAGGGCCCGTCGGCCTGATGCTGTACCTCCTGGTCCGCCTGCTGCTCGAGCGAGAGGCGCTGCTCGAAGAAGGAGAAGCCGACCTGTGA
- a CDS encoding peroxiredoxin, producing MSTINVGDEAPDFRLRDQNGREVGLSDFRGRKAVVLYFYPKDETPGCTKEACSFRDSYQDFGDAGAEVLGISGDSVAAHESFAKHHNLPFTLLADAGNVVRKRYGVPSTMWILPGRVTYVIDKQGVVRHVFNSQLQATRHVEEALEVVRKLASAS from the coding sequence GTGAGCACCATCAACGTCGGCGACGAGGCGCCGGATTTTCGCCTGCGCGACCAGAACGGCCGCGAAGTGGGCCTGAGCGATTTCCGCGGCAGGAAGGCCGTCGTGCTCTACTTCTATCCCAAGGATGAGACGCCCGGCTGCACCAAAGAGGCGTGCAGCTTTCGCGACTCCTACCAGGACTTCGGCGATGCAGGGGCCGAAGTCCTCGGCATCAGCGGCGACTCGGTCGCGGCCCACGAATCGTTCGCCAAGCACCACAACCTGCCCTTTACGCTGCTCGCCGATGCCGGCAACGTCGTGCGCAAGCGGTACGGCGTGCCGAGCACGATGTGGATCCTTCCCGGCCGCGTCACCTACGTCATCGACAAGCAGGGCGTGGTACGCCACGTCTTCAACTCGCAGCTCCAGGCCACGCGTCACGTCGAGGAAGCGCTCGAGGTCGTGCGCAAGCTGGCCTCAGCCAGCTGA
- a CDS encoding class I SAM-dependent methyltransferase encodes MGLYARYVLPHLLDYAMRDKCIMRQRGKIVPLAHGRVLEVGIGSGLNLSFYDKSRLQKLIGLDPSPELGRIARRRAQETGLDVEWLPLSGEKIPLEDASVDSIVITYTMCTIPDVHSALLEMRRVLRSGGQMFFCEHGRAPDESVRKWQDRLNPLWGRISGGCRLNRDVPRIVQDAGFHVASLETMYLPGPRPMTFNYWGTATR; translated from the coding sequence ATGGGTCTGTATGCGCGCTACGTGCTGCCGCACCTTCTCGATTACGCGATGCGCGACAAGTGCATCATGCGCCAGCGCGGCAAGATCGTGCCCCTGGCGCACGGGCGCGTGCTCGAAGTCGGCATCGGTTCGGGCCTCAACCTCTCCTTCTACGACAAGAGCCGGCTGCAGAAGCTGATCGGGCTGGACCCGTCCCCGGAGCTGGGCAGGATCGCGCGCAGGCGTGCGCAGGAGACGGGCCTCGACGTCGAGTGGCTGCCGCTGTCGGGCGAGAAGATTCCGCTGGAGGATGCCAGCGTCGACAGCATCGTCATCACCTACACGATGTGCACCATTCCCGACGTGCACTCGGCGCTGCTCGAGATGCGGCGCGTGCTTCGCAGCGGCGGACAGATGTTCTTCTGCGAGCACGGCCGCGCTCCCGACGAGTCCGTGCGCAAATGGCAGGACAGGCTCAATCCGCTGTGGGGACGCATCTCCGGCGGCTGCCGTCTCAACCGGGACGTGCCGAGAATCGTGCAGGACGCGGGCTTTCACGTCGCCAGCCTCGAGACGATGTACCTGCCGGGCCCGCGCCCGATGACCTTCAACTATTGGGGAACCGCAACCAGGTGA
- a CDS encoding phytanoyl-CoA dioxygenase family protein, with the protein MAIPRFSRDVAPAAVVDALKEQGCAVVERLIDASMTARVLDELAPFIEATAPGTDDFAGHNTRRTGGLIARSAACRELVLHPVVREVVGGLLADATSYQLHLTQMIAIGPGEGGQQIHRDQWAFDFFPFPRGYEVQCNTIWAMCDFTDANGATRIIPGSNKREDRLQFGYEDTEPAEMPAGSVLLYTGSVYHGGGANRSQSVRYGLNITYARSWLRQEENQYLAVPHDIARTLPDDLLRLMGYQRGAYALGYVDDLRDPLDVLKGPGHGMDTRLGDLGNARDLLRRPG; encoded by the coding sequence ATGGCCATCCCACGGTTCTCTCGTGACGTTGCCCCGGCCGCCGTCGTCGATGCGCTGAAAGAGCAGGGCTGCGCGGTGGTCGAACGGCTCATCGATGCCTCGATGACGGCGCGCGTGTTGGACGAGCTGGCGCCATTCATCGAGGCCACGGCGCCCGGGACCGACGATTTCGCCGGTCACAACACGCGCCGCACCGGCGGCCTGATCGCGCGCTCCGCCGCCTGTCGCGAGCTCGTCCTGCATCCGGTCGTTCGCGAGGTGGTCGGCGGGCTGTTGGCGGACGCGACCAGCTATCAGCTTCACCTGACGCAGATGATCGCCATCGGTCCAGGCGAGGGCGGCCAGCAGATCCATCGCGACCAGTGGGCGTTCGACTTCTTTCCGTTTCCCCGCGGCTACGAGGTCCAGTGCAACACGATCTGGGCGATGTGCGATTTCACGGACGCCAACGGCGCCACGCGCATCATCCCCGGCAGCAACAAACGCGAAGACCGGCTCCAGTTCGGCTACGAGGACACCGAGCCGGCGGAGATGCCCGCCGGCTCGGTGCTGCTGTACACGGGATCGGTCTATCACGGCGGCGGCGCCAACCGCTCGCAGTCCGTGCGCTACGGCCTCAACATCACCTACGCGCGAAGCTGGCTGCGCCAGGAGGAGAACCAGTACCTGGCCGTGCCGCACGACATCGCGCGAACGCTTCCCGACGATCTCCTGCGTCTCATGGGCTATCAGCGCGGTGCCTACGCGCTCGGCTACGTCGACGACCTGCGCGACCCTCTCGATGTTCTCAAGGGGCCCGGCCACGGCATGGACACGCGCCTCGGCGACCTCGGCAATGCACGCGACCTCCTGCGGCGACCCGGCTGA
- a CDS encoding penicillin acylase family protein, which yields MAASATLSLFLSPALAAAQEDTGLFMNILPPGNRGYLTPAEGLAYLDTGELPPNVDDQRPLYAALTYAPMTLVDEDLADYFKDAPIAQTGSDSQFPAGGRPGVTIVRDEWGVPHITARRRPDIMYGIGLASAWDRLFAMDLARRAGRGRLSEFVGNDPFILSQDEGIYAFAGYDDEDLQQQYDDLIASSGGLGKRADSDIQNFVAGINAFITWVNQNPFARAPVEYIGLERTPVEPFKKIDILAVAVLLEYLFGSGGGGEHENALLLQKLQTDLGEATGTALWNDLRALEEPESSATTDLSFPYHVQGTVDADAVAMPDPGSLISEPFVQFTGPMPAQESSFIDTRFLQRKGPHPSMSNFLAVTAEKAVGNHPILVGGPQAAYLVPELLYEFSASGGGFHTRGVAPLGTPYVVLGRGRNYAWTATAGGSDNTDVRAELLCEPDGVTPVSIESKGYMFNGVCVPMYERVDTWCVGPGQSDPDYCDSHPHNVAATVQRTIHGLVFARATVDGAPVALVKQRTSFFKEGLNALAFQRINKKTATARTFERAISLVPGSFNWVYVNEEELFYYHSGLVPKRAPGVDLAMPSWGTGEWEWQGLVPADEHPSELDPAKGYFTSWNNKPARGWQAADTNYSFSSVHRVDMLEVRLKDALEAGQVSVPEMVGIMGDAGYTDLRGQELLPTALELIGTEPGLETVLGILGDWVTAGAMRRDRDNNGDYDHTSAVAIMDAWFPEMIDAVVGPQLAPYYGDIPLGFDDEPSDIGSAYQSGYYGLIDKTMRMAAGEPVTGPYQVLRCADGTASGCRAALVSSLQAAVSELTTEFSSSDPNDWSVDPASEEIHFRPFGLVEVDPMPWVNRPTFQQVVQVERKR from the coding sequence GTGGCGGCATCCGCCACGCTCTCGCTATTTCTGTCTCCCGCGCTCGCGGCCGCGCAGGAAGACACCGGACTGTTCATGAACATCCTGCCGCCGGGCAACCGCGGCTACCTGACGCCCGCCGAAGGTCTGGCGTATCTGGACACGGGCGAGCTGCCGCCCAACGTCGATGATCAGCGCCCGCTCTACGCGGCGCTCACCTACGCGCCGATGACGCTGGTCGACGAAGACCTTGCCGACTACTTCAAGGACGCTCCGATCGCGCAGACCGGAAGCGATAGCCAGTTCCCTGCAGGCGGAAGGCCCGGCGTCACGATCGTTCGCGACGAGTGGGGAGTTCCCCACATCACCGCGCGCCGCCGTCCCGACATCATGTACGGCATCGGCCTGGCCTCTGCCTGGGACCGCCTGTTCGCGATGGACCTTGCCAGACGCGCCGGACGCGGCCGCCTCTCCGAGTTCGTGGGCAACGATCCGTTCATCCTGTCGCAGGACGAGGGCATCTACGCGTTCGCCGGCTACGACGACGAGGATCTGCAGCAGCAGTACGATGATCTGATTGCCTCGTCGGGAGGCCTCGGCAAGCGCGCCGACAGCGACATCCAGAATTTCGTCGCCGGCATCAACGCGTTCATCACGTGGGTGAACCAGAACCCGTTCGCACGCGCGCCCGTTGAGTACATCGGCCTGGAGCGCACGCCGGTCGAGCCGTTCAAGAAGATCGACATCCTGGCGGTGGCGGTGCTGCTCGAGTACCTTTTCGGCTCCGGCGGCGGCGGCGAGCACGAAAACGCATTGCTGTTGCAGAAGCTGCAGACCGATCTCGGTGAGGCCACGGGAACCGCCCTGTGGAACGACCTGCGCGCTCTCGAGGAGCCCGAGTCGTCGGCGACGACGGATCTTTCGTTCCCCTACCACGTGCAGGGCACGGTCGATGCGGACGCGGTGGCGATGCCCGACCCGGGCTCGCTGATCTCGGAGCCGTTCGTGCAGTTCACCGGCCCGATGCCGGCGCAGGAGAGCTCGTTCATCGACACGCGCTTCCTGCAGCGCAAGGGCCCGCATCCCTCGATGAGCAACTTCCTGGCGGTCACGGCCGAGAAGGCCGTCGGCAACCATCCCATTCTCGTCGGCGGGCCGCAGGCGGCCTACCTGGTGCCGGAGCTGCTCTACGAATTCAGCGCCAGCGGCGGCGGCTTCCACACGCGCGGCGTCGCGCCCCTGGGCACGCCCTACGTCGTGCTCGGACGCGGCCGCAACTACGCATGGACCGCCACCGCCGGCGGCTCCGACAACACCGACGTGCGCGCCGAGCTGCTGTGCGAGCCGGACGGCGTCACGCCGGTGTCGATCGAGTCGAAGGGATACATGTTCAACGGCGTGTGCGTGCCGATGTACGAGCGCGTCGATACCTGGTGCGTCGGCCCCGGACAGTCCGATCCCGACTACTGCGATTCGCACCCGCACAACGTCGCGGCGACCGTACAGCGCACCATCCATGGCCTCGTGTTCGCGAGGGCGACGGTGGACGGCGCGCCGGTGGCGCTCGTCAAGCAGCGCACCAGCTTCTTCAAGGAAGGCCTGAACGCTCTGGCGTTCCAGCGCATCAACAAGAAGACCGCCACGGCGCGCACGTTCGAGCGCGCCATCAGCCTGGTTCCCGGCAGCTTCAACTGGGTCTACGTCAACGAAGAGGAGCTCTTCTACTACCACTCCGGTCTGGTGCCGAAGCGCGCGCCGGGCGTCGACCTTGCCATGCCTTCCTGGGGCACGGGCGAATGGGAGTGGCAGGGACTGGTGCCCGCCGACGAGCATCCGAGCGAGCTCGATCCGGCCAAGGGCTACTTCACCTCGTGGAACAACAAGCCGGCGCGCGGCTGGCAGGCGGCCGACACCAACTATTCCTTCAGCAGCGTTCACCGCGTCGACATGCTCGAGGTGCGGCTGAAGGATGCGCTCGAGGCCGGCCAGGTCAGCGTTCCCGAGATGGTCGGAATCATGGGCGATGCCGGCTACACCGACCTGCGCGGACAGGAGCTGCTGCCCACGGCGCTCGAGCTGATCGGAACCGAGCCCGGGCTGGAGACGGTCCTCGGCATCCTCGGCGACTGGGTCACCGCGGGGGCGATGCGTCGCGACCGCGACAACAACGGCGACTACGACCACACCTCGGCCGTGGCGATCATGGACGCCTGGTTCCCCGAGATGATCGATGCGGTGGTGGGGCCGCAGCTGGCGCCGTACTACGGCGACATCCCGCTCGGCTTCGACGACGAGCCGAGCGACATCGGCTCGGCCTACCAGTCCGGCTACTACGGCCTGATCGACAAGACGATGCGGATGGCCGCGGGCGAACCGGTCACCGGCCCGTATCAGGTGCTGCGCTGCGCCGACGGAACGGCCAGCGGCTGCCGCGCCGCGCTCGTCTCGAGCCTGCAGGCGGCGGTGTCGGAGCTGACGACGGAGTTCTCGTCGTCGGATCCGAACGACTGGAGCGTCGATCCGGCCAGCGAGGAGATCCACTTCCGTCCCTTCGGACTGGTCGAAGTCGATCCGATGCCGTGGGTGAACAGGCCTACCTTCCAGCAGGTCGTGCAGGTGGAACGGAAGCGCTGA
- a CDS encoding carotenoid oxygenase family protein, producing MTTAAAAEEKVPFFLRGNYAPVAEERTELDLKVEGAIPPVLRGRYVRNGPNPRDVQPPHWFFGDGMLHGVELGDGRALWYRNRWLQTRQLTEGARVVSPDGVRDLSAGPSNTNIVRHAGRMLALAETTLPFEVTRELESKGVFDFGGRLKTGMTAHPKICPVTGELHFFDYGFFPPYLTYHRADAAGNLVQSEDIDVPGPTMMHDFAITARHVIFMDLPIVFDLMRAMQGTMPYTWSDDYGARVGVMPRGGNASQVRWFEVDPCYVFHPMNAFEEGDRVVVDVARYPELWRADSGRFDTASLHRWELDLATGHSRESALDDRAIEFPRVDDRRTGIASRYGYAVHNVSSVESSANALLKYDLVTGSSVQHDFGPGCYPSEGVFAPDPSCKGDDEGWILTFVYDEGRNGSDLVILDARDFARRPVARIALPQRVPFGFHGNWMPE from the coding sequence ATGACGACAGCCGCAGCCGCCGAGGAAAAGGTCCCGTTCTTCCTGCGCGGGAACTACGCGCCCGTCGCCGAGGAGCGCACGGAGCTCGACCTGAAGGTCGAGGGCGCCATTCCGCCCGTCCTGCGCGGCCGCTACGTCCGCAACGGTCCCAACCCGCGCGACGTGCAGCCTCCGCACTGGTTCTTCGGAGACGGCATGCTCCACGGCGTCGAGCTCGGCGACGGCCGCGCGTTGTGGTACCGCAACCGTTGGCTGCAAACGCGCCAGCTCACCGAAGGCGCGCGCGTCGTCAGCCCGGACGGCGTTCGCGATCTGAGCGCCGGCCCGAGCAACACGAACATCGTCCGTCACGCCGGCCGCATGCTGGCGCTGGCCGAGACCACGCTGCCTTTCGAAGTGACACGTGAGCTGGAAAGCAAGGGCGTCTTCGACTTCGGCGGCCGCCTGAAGACGGGAATGACGGCGCATCCGAAGATCTGCCCCGTCACCGGCGAGCTGCACTTCTTCGATTACGGCTTCTTTCCACCGTACCTGACCTACCACCGCGCCGATGCCGCGGGCAACCTGGTGCAGAGCGAGGACATCGACGTCCCGGGGCCGACGATGATGCACGACTTCGCCATCACCGCACGCCACGTGATCTTCATGGACCTGCCGATCGTGTTCGACCTGATGCGCGCGATGCAGGGCACGATGCCCTACACCTGGAGCGACGACTACGGCGCGCGCGTCGGAGTCATGCCCCGCGGCGGCAATGCCTCGCAGGTGCGCTGGTTCGAGGTCGATCCCTGCTACGTCTTTCATCCGATGAACGCGTTCGAGGAAGGCGACCGTGTGGTCGTGGACGTCGCGCGCTACCCCGAGCTCTGGCGCGCGGACTCGGGCCGTTTCGACACGGCCAGCCTGCATCGATGGGAGCTGGACCTGGCGACCGGACACAGCCGCGAGAGCGCGCTCGACGATCGCGCCATCGAATTCCCGCGCGTCGACGACCGCCGCACGGGTATCGCCAGCCGCTACGGCTATGCCGTGCACAATGTCTCATCCGTGGAATCGTCCGCCAACGCCCTGCTCAAGTACGATCTGGTGACCGGCAGCTCCGTGCAGCACGACTTCGGGCCGGGCTGCTACCCGAGCGAGGGCGTATTCGCGCCGGATCCTTCCTGCAAGGGCGATGACGAAGGGTGGATCCTGACCTTCGTCTACGACGAGGGCCGCAACGGCTCCGACCTGGTCATCCTGGATGCCCGCGACTTCGCCAGAAGGCCCGTCGCTCGCATCGCGCTGCCCCAGCGCGTGCCGTTCGGCTTCCACGGCAACTGGATGCCCGAATAG
- a CDS encoding alkyl sulfatase dimerization domain-containing protein codes for MAPQPRWLLAAGALCAVVVSGCGERSAPDAPDAPAAPPTFVRQVVEVTPSVHVATGYGLANSVMIRGQGGVIIVDAMESAEAAAPVREAFRAISPDPVRAILYTHNHADHVFGAAVMAGEDHPEILSHASLVPELQRLASVTRPAIHARSMRQFGTLLPPAEAGDCGIGPRLHAGPGTTSVPLLPTRTFDGERLELEIAGVRMQLVHAPGETPDHIFVWLPEQRVLLPGDNYYHAFPNLYAIRGTAYRDVTEWVASIDAMRELRPAFLIPGHTAPVIGEADIHARLTDYRDAIQFVHDQTVRAMNDGLTPEEAVARVRLPRALADKPYLAERYGRVDWSVRGIYAGYLGWFGGNAAELSPLPAGERARRVAALAGGSDALRNAARAALDGGDVRWALELADHLLALGELTAEARQLRAAALRSLASQETSANGRNYYLTQALEAEEKVVVGQPDPATMPQELLDVLPVEGFLRAMTVRFDPEKTLQTTTRVGFRFTDTGGEYGLSLRNGVAEFRASLPPDADMTVTTHSQIWKEIVTRKRNATAAFVTGDVSVDRNRLELAKFLLLFR; via the coding sequence ATGGCGCCACAGCCGCGGTGGCTGCTCGCGGCGGGTGCGCTGTGCGCCGTCGTGGTGTCGGGATGCGGCGAACGCTCGGCCCCCGATGCGCCGGATGCCCCGGCAGCGCCGCCGACCTTCGTGCGCCAGGTCGTGGAGGTGACGCCGTCGGTGCACGTCGCCACCGGCTACGGCCTCGCCAACTCGGTGATGATCCGCGGGCAGGGCGGCGTGATCATCGTCGATGCGATGGAAAGCGCGGAGGCCGCCGCGCCCGTGCGCGAGGCGTTCCGTGCGATCAGCCCCGATCCGGTTCGCGCCATCCTCTACACGCACAACCATGCCGATCACGTCTTCGGCGCCGCGGTCATGGCGGGGGAGGATCATCCGGAGATCCTCTCGCACGCCTCGCTGGTGCCCGAGCTGCAGCGGCTGGCCAGCGTGACGCGGCCGGCCATCCATGCCCGCAGCATGCGGCAGTTCGGCACGCTGCTGCCGCCCGCCGAGGCGGGCGACTGCGGCATCGGCCCTCGCCTGCACGCCGGACCCGGCACGACGTCGGTTCCGCTGCTGCCCACGCGCACGTTCGACGGCGAGCGGCTGGAGCTGGAGATCGCGGGCGTGCGAATGCAGCTCGTGCACGCGCCGGGCGAGACTCCGGACCACATCTTCGTCTGGCTGCCCGAGCAGCGCGTCCTGCTGCCCGGCGACAACTACTACCACGCGTTCCCGAACCTCTACGCCATCCGCGGAACGGCCTACCGGGACGTCACCGAATGGGTCGCGAGCATCGATGCGATGCGCGAGCTGCGGCCGGCGTTCCTGATACCGGGACACACGGCGCCGGTGATCGGGGAGGCCGACATCCATGCGCGGCTGACCGACTACCGCGATGCAATCCAGTTCGTCCACGACCAGACGGTGCGAGCGATGAACGACGGCCTGACGCCGGAAGAAGCCGTCGCACGTGTACGGCTGCCGCGCGCGCTGGCCGACAAGCCCTATCTCGCCGAGCGCTATGGGCGGGTCGACTGGTCGGTCCGCGGGATCTACGCGGGCTATCTCGGCTGGTTCGGCGGCAACGCGGCGGAGCTGTCGCCGCTGCCGGCGGGCGAGCGTGCGCGACGCGTTGCCGCACTCGCCGGCGGCAGCGATGCGCTGCGCAACGCCGCGCGCGCGGCGTTGGATGGCGGCGACGTGCGCTGGGCGCTCGAGCTGGCCGACCACCTGCTCGCGCTGGGCGAGCTGACGGCGGAGGCCCGGCAGCTGCGCGCCGCGGCGCTGCGCTCGCTGGCTTCGCAGGAGACCAGCGCCAACGGCCGCAACTACTACCTGACGCAGGCGCTGGAGGCGGAAGAAAAGGTCGTCGTCGGCCAGCCCGATCCTGCCACGATGCCGCAGGAGCTGCTCGACGTGCTCCCCGTCGAGGGATTCCTGCGCGCGATGACCGTCCGCTTCGATCCCGAAAAGACGCTGCAGACGACCACGCGCGTCGGCTTCCGCTTCACCGACACCGGAGGCGAGTACGGTCTGTCGCTGCGCAACGGCGTCGCCGAGTTTCGCGCGTCGCTGCCGCCGGATGCCGACATGACGGTGACGACGCACTCGCAGATCTGGAAGGAGATCGTCACGCGCAAGCGCAACGCCACCGCAGCCTTCGTCACGGGCGACGTCAGCGTCGACCGCAACCGGCTCGAGCTGGCGAAATTCCTGCTGCTGTTCCGCTGA
- a CDS encoding DNA-3-methyladenine glycosylase 2 family protein, which yields MAALIEIIGPCTLVPRRGRYAALVRAIIGQQVSTAAARTIYARLAAAAGGRLTPDAVAALSPAELRAAGLSGQKASYVRDLSERVLDGRLRLQRMHLLEDEAVIEELVGVRGIGRWTAEMFLMFVLCRPDILPVDDLGIRNGFRRVYGLRKMPSVARMHQLARPWRPWRTVGSWYLWRALELPPAARAGD from the coding sequence ATGGCCGCGCTGATCGAGATCATCGGGCCGTGCACGCTTGTTCCTCGTCGCGGCCGCTACGCAGCGCTGGTGCGCGCGATCATCGGGCAGCAGGTTTCGACGGCTGCGGCCCGCACGATCTACGCACGCCTCGCAGCGGCTGCCGGCGGGCGCCTGACACCGGATGCCGTTGCCGCGCTTTCGCCGGCCGAGCTGCGAGCGGCAGGCCTGTCGGGACAGAAGGCGTCCTACGTGCGCGATCTGAGCGAGCGCGTGCTCGACGGACGGCTGCGCCTGCAGCGGATGCACCTGCTCGAAGACGAGGCCGTGATCGAGGAGCTGGTCGGCGTGCGCGGGATCGGGCGATGGACCGCCGAGATGTTCCTGATGTTCGTGCTGTGCCGGCCCGACATCCTGCCTGTGGACGACCTCGGCATCCGCAACGGCTTCCGCCGCGTCTACGGCCTGCGCAAGATGCCGAGCGTCGCCCGCATGCACCAGCTCGCGCGACCGTGGCGGCCGTGGCGGACGGTGGGCAGCTGGTACCTGTGGCGGGCGCTGGAACTGCCGCCTGCTGCACGAGCGGGCGATTGA